A genomic window from Streptomyces sp. NBC_01429 includes:
- a CDS encoding TetR/AcrR family transcriptional regulator, producing MNERDGGAGQAARPKRADARRNQKVLLDAAAAIFVTSGVEAPVRDIAARAGVGTGTIYRHFPTRADLIIGVYRHQVEACAEAGPALLATCATPHAALGQWIDLFVDFLVTKHGLAAVLRSGDSGFGALHAYFLDRLVPVCTQLLDAAVESGEIRSDLTALELMRGVGNLCIGADSDPGYHARQLVEVLIAGLRRPS from the coding sequence GTGAACGAGCGCGACGGGGGCGCGGGGCAGGCGGCCCGGCCCAAGCGGGCGGACGCCCGGCGCAACCAAAAGGTCCTGCTCGACGCGGCCGCCGCGATCTTCGTGACCTCGGGCGTGGAAGCGCCGGTACGCGACATCGCGGCCAGGGCCGGTGTCGGCACGGGCACGATCTACCGCCACTTCCCGACGCGTGCCGACCTCATCATCGGCGTCTACCGGCACCAGGTCGAGGCCTGCGCCGAGGCGGGCCCGGCCCTGCTGGCGACCTGTGCGACCCCGCACGCCGCCCTGGGGCAATGGATCGACCTCTTCGTCGACTTCCTGGTCACCAAGCACGGACTCGCCGCCGTGCTGCGGTCCGGGGACTCCGGATTCGGCGCCCTGCACGCCTACTTCCTCGACCGGCTCGTGCCCGTGTGCACCCAGTTGCTCGACGCCGCGGTCGAGTCCGGCGAGATCCGCTCCGATCTCACCGCCCTGGAGCTGATGCGGGGCGTCGGGAACCTCTGCATCGGCGCGGACAGCGATCCCGGTTACCACGCACGTCAACTGGTCGAGGTGCTCATCGCGGGGCTGCGTCGGCCGAGCTGA
- a CDS encoding UDP-N-acetylglucosamine--N-acetylmuramyl-(pentapeptide) pyrophosphoryl-undecaprenol N-acetylglucosamine transferase yields the protein MNSDELSTRLASLHRPFRLIVTGGGTGGHTYPALTAVRELQTRLASHGSSLDVLWVGTAEGLEARVAPAEGIPFKTVPTGKLRRSSNPLAMINRENMRDMGRVPKGVAEARLIAADYKADVILSTGGYVAVPVGLAARMTRTPLVVHEQTVRLGLANRILSRFATAVAVSSESSLKLLPESVATSTVVTGNPVRPAVFTGEPEKAVASLGLSGFDSALPSVYVTGGAQGSAQINGMVRDILPWLLTVANVIHQCGATTLEQSRQFAETLPDGLRGRYWVSDFVGPELPDVLALADVVISRSGAGTIAELTALGKPSVLIPLASSAGNEQEHNALHLQEAGAAVALTKENPEGLRRVLEPLITSQQHREHMAERAAAQGLPDAAARLVDLLLNVGLAR from the coding sequence GTGAACAGCGACGAACTTTCCACCCGTCTGGCCTCCTTGCACCGGCCGTTCCGGCTCATCGTGACGGGCGGAGGAACCGGTGGCCACACCTATCCCGCACTCACCGCGGTTCGCGAGTTGCAGACCCGGCTGGCCTCTCACGGATCGTCCCTCGACGTCCTGTGGGTGGGCACGGCCGAAGGACTCGAAGCGCGCGTGGCGCCGGCCGAGGGCATCCCCTTCAAGACGGTGCCCACGGGCAAGCTGCGTCGCTCCTCCAACCCGCTGGCCATGATCAACCGGGAGAACATGCGGGACATGGGTCGCGTACCGAAGGGTGTCGCGGAGGCCCGCTTGATCGCCGCCGACTACAAGGCCGACGTGATCCTGTCGACGGGCGGCTACGTCGCCGTACCGGTAGGGCTCGCGGCCCGCATGACGCGGACTCCGCTCGTGGTGCACGAGCAGACCGTGCGCCTCGGGCTGGCGAACCGCATCCTGTCGCGCTTCGCGACGGCCGTCGCGGTCTCCTCCGAGTCCTCATTGAAACTGCTGCCGGAAAGCGTGGCCACCTCAACGGTGGTGACCGGCAACCCTGTACGCCCGGCAGTCTTCACAGGAGAGCCCGAGAAGGCCGTGGCCTCGCTCGGGCTGTCCGGCTTCGACAGTGCCCTGCCCAGCGTGTACGTGACGGGCGGTGCACAGGGCAGCGCGCAGATCAACGGCATGGTCCGCGACATCTTGCCGTGGCTGCTGACGGTCGCCAACGTCATCCACCAGTGCGGAGCGACGACGCTGGAGCAGTCGCGCCAGTTCGCCGAAACGCTCCCGGACGGGCTGCGCGGCCGGTACTGGGTGAGCGACTTCGTCGGGCCGGAACTGCCCGATGTCCTTGCCCTGGCCGATGTCGTCATCTCCCGCAGCGGCGCCGGCACCATTGCCGAGCTGACCGCACTGGGCAAGCCGTCCGTTCTGATCCCGCTGGCATCGTCAGCCGGGAACGAACAGGAGCACAACGCCCTGCACCTCCAGGAGGCCGGGGCAGCCGTTGCTCTGACAAAGGAAAATCCCGAGGGACTGCGGCGGGTGCTGGAACCGCTCATCACCTCCCAGCAGCACCGGGAGCACATGGCCGAACGAGCAGCTGCCCAGGGACTGCCTGACGCGGCGGCCAGGCTGGTCGACCTGCTGCTGAACGTCGGGCTGGCACGCTGA
- a CDS encoding ATP-grasp domain-containing protein, protein MSCDQLPQNALLVLGASEEHIPLYQEARRRGIPTIAVDMRADAPAFPFADATLQISTRGADVIADALGDVRPAGIVGGASDAALATWHALGLRYDAPYVYPKKAFAGLDKAAFHAVVASCGITDYGWAASSDPDEVVAKAAGLRFPLVVKPVDGSGSKGVTRVNRPDDLPTAVAHARVHSASQTVIAEEFVQGRQLTIDLFLRDGRSMMTCVKEQELAGGFVVRRISTVHLSSAEHDHLETRAERLCRALGIVDGPANFDLVLGADGRARIIEANPRLSGDSIPRLHTAAYGVNVVGALVALALGEPFDGHLVRTRNEHAAVELIGSPLVTDGELVAWEGVAEARDVPGITDVVLYAKPGDLVRPHDQSGHKIGMFLAAGRSAAGVSSALETAGALVRPIVRPLTVAKGES, encoded by the coding sequence ATGTCCTGTGACCAGTTGCCACAGAACGCCTTGCTGGTGCTTGGCGCGTCGGAGGAGCACATCCCGCTGTACCAGGAGGCGCGGCGTCGCGGGATTCCGACCATCGCTGTGGACATGCGAGCGGACGCTCCCGCGTTCCCGTTCGCCGACGCGACCCTTCAGATCTCCACCCGCGGCGCCGACGTGATCGCCGACGCGCTGGGCGACGTACGCCCCGCCGGGATCGTCGGCGGCGCGAGTGACGCCGCACTGGCCACCTGGCACGCCCTCGGCTTGCGGTACGACGCCCCCTACGTGTACCCGAAGAAGGCATTCGCGGGTCTCGACAAGGCGGCGTTCCATGCGGTTGTCGCGTCGTGTGGCATCACCGACTACGGCTGGGCCGCGTCGAGCGATCCGGATGAGGTCGTCGCGAAGGCGGCGGGGCTGCGCTTCCCGCTCGTGGTCAAGCCGGTGGACGGGTCGGGAAGTAAGGGCGTCACCCGCGTCAACCGCCCTGACGACCTGCCCACCGCCGTCGCCCACGCCCGTGTCCACTCCGCCTCTCAGACCGTGATCGCGGAGGAGTTCGTTCAGGGCCGACAGTTGACCATCGATCTCTTCCTGCGGGACGGCAGGTCGATGATGACCTGCGTCAAGGAGCAAGAGCTTGCCGGGGGTTTCGTCGTCAGGCGGATCAGCACGGTGCACCTGTCCTCGGCGGAGCACGACCACCTTGAGACGAGGGCCGAACGGTTGTGCCGTGCGCTCGGCATCGTCGATGGACCAGCGAACTTCGACCTCGTCCTCGGTGCGGACGGTCGGGCGCGGATCATCGAGGCCAACCCGCGTCTCAGCGGCGACAGCATCCCGCGATTGCACACCGCCGCCTATGGCGTGAACGTCGTGGGTGCGCTTGTCGCACTCGCGCTCGGTGAGCCGTTCGACGGTCATCTGGTGCGGACGCGCAATGAGCATGCGGCGGTGGAGCTGATCGGATCACCGCTCGTCACGGACGGCGAGTTGGTCGCGTGGGAAGGCGTCGCCGAAGCCCGCGACGTCCCCGGGATCACCGACGTCGTGCTGTATGCCAAGCCGGGTGACCTGGTACGGCCGCATGACCAGTCCGGCCACAAGATCGGCATGTTCCTCGCTGCCGGCCGGTCGGCAGCGGGTGTGTCCTCGGCTCTGGAGACGGCCGGCGCGCTGGTTCGACCGATCGTCCGACCGCTCACGGTGGCGAAGGGGGAGTCATGA
- a CDS encoding ATP-binding protein, with the protein MISLPSRHCTVELHALPSRIGQVRRIISAQLRYWHLDPLIDHAALGVTELLTNVHRHAEPDKICTVDIELLLERLTVSVSDHDPRLPSVNHAGLLDTGGRGLALIAAVSESWGIRGRGDTGKSIWFTLPAPSSALTVPLRAVYGATTDGPFPGAVFGAAAHEHGHRAVRSTVVG; encoded by the coding sequence GTGATCAGCCTTCCCAGCAGGCACTGCACGGTGGAGCTCCATGCCCTGCCGTCGCGGATCGGACAGGTCCGCAGAATCATCTCGGCGCAATTGCGCTACTGGCATCTCGATCCGCTGATCGATCACGCGGCGCTCGGCGTCACCGAGCTGCTCACCAACGTCCACCGGCATGCCGAGCCGGACAAGATCTGCACCGTCGACATCGAGCTGCTGCTCGAACGGCTCACCGTCTCGGTCAGCGATCACGATCCGCGGCTGCCCTCGGTCAACCACGCGGGCCTCCTCGACACCGGCGGGCGGGGGCTCGCGCTGATCGCGGCCGTGAGCGAGAGCTGGGGCATCAGAGGCCGGGGCGACACGGGCAAGAGCATCTGGTTCACCTTGCCCGCGCCGTCCTCCGCCCTGACCGTGCCGCTGCGCGCGGTGTACGGCGCGACGACCGACGGCCCGTTCCCCGGGGCGGTGTTCGGCGCCGCGGCCCACGAGCACGGGCACCGGGCGGTCCGGTCCACCGTGGTCGGCTGA
- a CDS encoding ROK family protein, which produces MDGKGTTTRTRLERGRGALGPALELVHTGRAPTRAVLTAELGVTRATAGAVAAELEALGLILVDSRPGAAAGSQGRPSHRLSVDESGPVALAAQVHADGFRVALVGLGGRIVATAPTRGTVTADPAQVLGEVVEAGAALLRAGGHRCVGAGLAVPSAVAEPEGTALNPLHLAWPAGAPVREIFAERVRAADIEGPAFTGNDVNLAALAEHRHGAGRGAQHLLCVATGHRGVGGALVLDGRLHSGSSGLALEVGHLTVNPEGRPCYCGSKGCLDVEADPLAFLTAAGRAPGPEVSLLQQSRDLLRTEYADPSVRGAAEELIDRLGLGLAGLVNILNPDRIILGGLHRELLDADPQRLRAVVADRSLWGRSGGVPILPCTLDHNSLVGAAELAWQPVLDDPLGALAR; this is translated from the coding sequence ATGGACGGCAAGGGGACCACCACCCGGACAAGGCTGGAGAGAGGCCGCGGCGCGCTCGGCCCGGCACTGGAACTGGTTCACACGGGCCGCGCGCCCACCCGCGCCGTGCTCACGGCGGAACTGGGCGTGACCCGGGCCACGGCGGGCGCCGTCGCCGCCGAACTGGAGGCCCTCGGCCTGATCCTGGTGGACTCCAGGCCCGGCGCGGCCGCCGGATCGCAGGGGCGGCCCTCGCACCGGCTGTCCGTGGACGAGAGCGGACCCGTCGCGCTCGCCGCCCAGGTGCACGCGGACGGCTTCCGGGTCGCGCTGGTCGGGCTCGGCGGCCGTATCGTCGCCACGGCGCCCACGCGCGGTACGGTCACGGCCGACCCCGCGCAGGTGCTCGGCGAGGTCGTCGAGGCGGGCGCCGCACTGCTGCGGGCCGGCGGACACCGCTGCGTGGGCGCGGGTCTCGCCGTACCGTCGGCGGTCGCGGAACCGGAGGGCACCGCCCTCAACCCGCTGCACCTCGCCTGGCCGGCCGGGGCCCCGGTGCGGGAGATCTTCGCCGAGCGGGTGCGCGCCGCTGACATCGAGGGCCCCGCCTTCACCGGCAACGACGTCAACCTCGCCGCGCTCGCCGAACACCGGCACGGCGCGGGCCGGGGCGCCCAGCACCTGCTCTGCGTCGCCACCGGACATCGCGGGGTGGGCGGCGCGCTGGTCCTCGACGGCCGTCTGCACAGCGGCAGTTCGGGCCTGGCCCTGGAGGTCGGCCATCTCACGGTCAACCCCGAGGGGCGCCCCTGCTACTGCGGCAGCAAGGGCTGCCTCGACGTCGAGGCTGATCCGCTCGCCTTCCTCACGGCGGCGGGCCGCGCCCCGGGGCCCGAGGTCTCGCTGCTCCAGCAGTCGCGCGATCTGCTCCGTACGGAGTACGCGGACCCCTCCGTGCGGGGAGCCGCGGAGGAGCTGATCGACCGGCTGGGACTCGGGCTCGCCGGCCTGGTCAACATCCTCAACCCCGACCGGATCATCCTCGGCGGGCTGCACCGGGAACTGCTCGACGCCGACCCCCAGCGGCTGCGCGCCGTCGTCGCCGACCGCAGCCTGTGGGGCCGCAGCGGCGGTGTGCCGATCCTGCCGTGCACGCTCGACCACAACAGCCTGGTCGGCGCGGCCGAGTTGGCGTGGCAGCCGGTGCTGGACGACCCGCTGGGCGCGCTCGCGCGATAG
- a CDS encoding SHOCT domain-containing protein yields the protein MNTLAFHGGPGPWILLFPLFWGAAVFGVITLLRRAGRPGGRGGRGGRGGGFRGPWQAPGPAHDDQSPIAMLGRRFAAGEIDEDEYWRRLSVLDEQFGRVGKAGPA from the coding sequence ATGAACACGCTGGCATTCCACGGCGGACCGGGCCCATGGATTCTTCTGTTCCCGCTGTTCTGGGGGGCTGCCGTCTTCGGTGTGATCACCCTGCTGCGCCGGGCCGGTCGGCCTGGCGGTCGCGGTGGGCGCGGTGGTCGCGGCGGCGGCTTCCGGGGGCCGTGGCAGGCGCCGGGGCCCGCGCACGACGACCAGTCGCCGATCGCGATGCTCGGCCGCCGGTTCGCGGCCGGTGAGATCGACGAGGACGAGTACTGGCGCCGGCTGTCCGTGCTGGACGAGCAGTTCGGCCGGGTGGGCAAGGCGGGGCCCGCCTGA
- a CDS encoding DegT/DnrJ/EryC1/StrS family aminotransferase: protein MINSSRPDARRNASPYLYGQEAAAVAQVLESGQYGHTGVTEEFERGIAAFLGVDDAVAVSSGTAALHIALLVAGIGPGDEVIVPSQTFCATVQAIVACGASPRFVEVSPDTLCVESGTVLEAITPATRAVMPVLYGGRAVDLTAAEEVLGERGITVVEDAAHAFGSSLGTQLVGSTGALTCFSFGPIKNLTCIEGGAIVPRTSQEAGVARRLRTLGITQSQAERGRTTTYAVAGFGLRATLSSVHAAVGSVQLEQFPIVAAKRKALWRAYEAELHSMRDVVLVDVDVDRSVPFNCVVRVPERDRVHKVLHAQGLGVGVHYPPNHTQPAFAPWHRPLPVTEMVGGQIMSLPFHPAMDAGDVHQVVSALGRALATVREEAFAAGKTGR from the coding sequence ATGATCAACTCGTCAAGGCCGGATGCCCGGCGCAACGCCAGCCCGTACCTCTACGGCCAGGAGGCCGCCGCCGTCGCCCAGGTCCTGGAGTCGGGCCAGTACGGGCACACCGGCGTCACCGAGGAGTTCGAGCGCGGGATCGCCGCGTTCCTTGGTGTCGACGACGCCGTGGCGGTCTCCTCGGGCACCGCGGCTCTGCACATTGCTCTCCTGGTCGCCGGAATCGGGCCGGGAGACGAGGTGATCGTTCCGTCGCAAACGTTCTGTGCGACCGTACAGGCGATCGTGGCGTGCGGCGCGAGCCCGCGCTTCGTGGAGGTCAGCCCGGACACTCTGTGTGTAGAGAGCGGGACGGTGCTGGAGGCGATCACTCCGGCCACACGCGCGGTCATGCCGGTGCTGTACGGCGGCAGGGCTGTCGATCTGACCGCCGCTGAGGAAGTCCTCGGTGAGCGCGGCATCACCGTCGTCGAGGACGCCGCCCACGCTTTCGGATCCAGCCTCGGGACCCAGCTGGTCGGCAGCACTGGCGCGCTGACGTGCTTCAGCTTCGGCCCGATCAAGAACCTGACGTGCATCGAGGGCGGCGCGATTGTCCCGCGTACATCCCAGGAGGCGGGAGTGGCCCGGCGTCTGCGGACTCTGGGCATCACCCAGTCGCAGGCAGAGCGCGGCCGTACGACGACCTACGCTGTCGCCGGTTTCGGGCTCCGTGCCACCCTGTCATCCGTTCACGCGGCGGTGGGCAGCGTTCAGCTGGAGCAGTTCCCCATCGTCGCGGCCAAGCGCAAAGCGCTGTGGCGAGCGTACGAGGCCGAGCTGCACAGCATGAGGGATGTGGTCCTGGTCGACGTGGACGTGGACCGCTCCGTGCCTTTCAACTGTGTCGTGAGGGTGCCGGAGCGGGACAGAGTCCACAAGGTCCTTCACGCCCAGGGCCTCGGGGTCGGAGTGCACTACCCGCCGAATCACACGCAGCCCGCGTTCGCCCCATGGCACCGCCCCCTGCCGGTAACTGAAATGGTCGGCGGGCAGATCATGAGCCTGCCGTTCCACCCGGCCATGGACGCGGGAGACGTCCACCAGGTGGTGTCGGCCCTGGGGCGGGCCCTGGCCACCGTCCGGGAGGAGGCTTTCGCGGCCGGTAAGACAGGCCGATAG